In the Cellulomonas sp. C5510 genome, AGATCGCCAGCACGGGCGCAGGCAGGTGCCGGCCGGTGGGGAGTGCCGCACGCGCGGCCTCGACGACCTGCTGCACCCCGGCGGAGACGGCACCCGACACCACGATGCGCTCGGGGTCGAACATGCTGGCCAGCACGTTGACGACCCGGGCGAGCATCCCCCCGACCCGCTGCACCACGCGCAGGGCGTCGGGGTCGCCGGCCGCGGCGAGCCCGAGCACCCGCTGGCCGTCGATCTCGCCGGGGGCGAGCGCGGCGAGCGCGCCGCTCGGGTCGACCTCCCCGCGGGCGACCGCCTCCGCCGCCCACTCGGCCGCGCGGGCGCCGAGGCCGGACGCCGTGCCGACGCCCTCGACGAGGTCGAACGCGACCATCTCGCCGACGCCGCCGTGCGCGCCGTGCAGCACCCGGCCGTCCACCACGACGCCCGCGCCGAGCCGGCCGCCGGCGAGCAGGGAGACGTAGTTGCGGCTCCCTGTCGCGGCCCCGGCAGCGCCCTCGGCGACAGCGGCGAGCGAGGCGTCGTTCTCGATCCGGACGAGCGGCGCCCACACCGCGAAGGCGCCCTGCAGCCCGGGGTTCATGCGGTCCCAGAACCCGTCGGGGTGCCGGGGGGACTCCCCGCGGGTGTTGACCGGCGCGGG is a window encoding:
- a CDS encoding ROK family protein, with the protein product MTTTHPGPPAPPRTPARPASLDAVLAYAWGAGELTASDALAATGLTRSTTIEALDALTGMGLLRELPNAREAGTYRKGRPARRFELRADGAVLVGVDSGQVHVTATVTDLLSRPLGTARAVLDPEDDAVTRRAAVLGTVDSALDAAGRTRADVLSLCAGVPAPVNTRGESPRHPDGFWDRMNPGLQGAFAVWAPLVRIENDASLAAVAEGAAGAATGSRNYVSLLAGGRLGAGVVVDGRVLHGAHGGVGEMVAFDLVEGVGTASGLGARAAEWAAEAVARGEVDPSGALAALAPGEIDGQRVLGLAAAGDPDALRVVQRVGGMLARVVNVLASMFDPERIVVSGAVSAGVQQVVEAARAALPTGRHLPAPVLAISPLGADVVVTGAVAEAAAAARRHALDLWGTRSG